One segment of Coffea arabica cultivar ET-39 chromosome 7c, Coffea Arabica ET-39 HiFi, whole genome shotgun sequence DNA contains the following:
- the LOC113699437 gene encoding nodulation receptor kinase — translation MMEGLANWNTRSWVNCCIVCLFLCIQSVVAQPGFVSIHCCSDKDFVEPNTSIYWIPDDYWYPDNRSCQDTTPVQDDTGYNRARVFDSGLGHKWCYNLTTERDQAYSVRGTFLSGDHERRPPGSGFSVSIDATVIGVVKSSGESKVEGIFKATKDYVNFCLLQGQRVPYISKLELRPLTSDCLNRDPYSVLNLIDRVDAGNEGGDIRYPLDRYDRIWRADKYSDPMANRISSSSVNVTRSSPNLTFPPVEVLQTALTHPERLEFSYNNLDSDYHRYDLLLYFLELNDQVKVGQRVFDVYVNDAKKTQVDVALSGTFRFVILNVTANGYLNLTMVRLSNGSQYGPIISAYEILQVHPLIQETGREEVDNIIDVKNEFLRGNPDNELLASWLGDPCLPISWPGLSCELANGTSVITTMNLSSSMLGGPLPPSLTKLFNLKELDISHTSLVGNIAELVTSLPNLTTLSNPYLSNRLPASLRRSNLTTDKDKCIHQASRHSARGVVIGVVTGVCILVTIAIGAILVCRKKGKLIFKRKYDANGLSMTKNAVYSVPSTDIILRSISIQSFTLQYIEAATQKYKTLIGEGGFGSVYRGTLPDGQEVAVKVRSATSTQGTREFDNELNLLSAIRHENLIPLFGYCCENDQQILVYPFMSNGSLQDRLYGEAAKRKILDWPTRLSIALGAARGLTYLHTFAGRSVIHRDVKSSNILLDQSMCAKVADFGFSKYAPQEGDSGTSLEVRGTAGYLDPEYYSTQHLSAKSDVFSFGVVLLEIVSGREPLNINRPRNEWSLVEWAKPRIRNSRIEEIVDPSIKGGYHAEAMWRVVEVALACIEPYSAYRPCMADIVRELEDALIIENNASEYMKSIDSFGGSTRYSLERPIVILPTPNQTEASPILSQPPPPQPR, via the exons ATGATGGAAGGGTTGGCTAACTGGAATACAAGAAGTTGGGTCAACTGTTGCATTGTCTGCCTCTTCCTGTGTATTCAATCTGTCGTTGCACAACCAG GATTTGTGAGCATACATTGCTGTTCTGATAAAGATTTTGTTGAGCCAAATACAAGTATATACTGGATTCCAGATGATTATTGGTATCCTGATAATCGAAGTTGCCAAGACACAACGCCAGTGCAAGACGATACAGGCTACAATAGAGCAAGAGTTTTCGACTCAGGTCTTGGTCATAAATGGTGTTATAACTTGACCACGGAGAGGGATCAAGCCTACTCGGTAAGGGGTACATTTCTTTCTGGTGACCATGAAAGGCGACCTCCAGGATCTGGCTTCAGTGTCTCCATTGATGCCACGGTGATAGGCGTAGTGAAGTCATCAGGTGAATCGAAGGTTGAAGGGATTTTCAAAGCAACCAAGGACTACGTTAACTTCTGCTTGCTGCAGGGCCAAAGAGTACCTTACATTTCAAAGCTTGAATTGAGACCTCTAACTTCTGATTGCCTGAACAGGGATCCCTATAGTGTGCTCAACCTTATTGATAGAGTAGATGCCGGAAATGAAGGAGGGGATATCAG gtaCCCTCTTGACCGGTATGATCGAATCTGGAGGGCAGACAAATACAGTGATCCAATGGCAAACCGCATATCATCATCTAGCGTCAACGTTACCAGGTCTTCTCCCAACCTAACATTTCCTCCAGTCGAAGTGTTACAAACAGCCCTTACCCATCCAGAACGACTGGAATTCTCTTACAACAACCTAGACTCGGACTACCACCGTTACGACCTATTACTCTACTTTCTAGAACTCAATGACCAAGTTAAAGTTGGGCAGAGGGTGTTTGATGTGTATGTCAACGATGCAAAGAAGACGCAAGTAGATGTAGCGCTTAGTGGCACCTTTAGATTTGTCATTTTAAATGTCACGGCCAATGGATATCTAAATCTTACCATGGTTAGGCTCTCCAACGGGTCACAATACGGACCTATAATCAGCGCCTATGAGATTTTGCAGGTTCACCCATTGATTCAAGAAACAGGCCGCGAAGAAG TGGATAATATTATTGATGTGAAAAATGAGTTCTTGAGAGGCAATCCAGACAATGAGCTTCTTGCGAGTTGGTTAGGGGATCCTTGTCTTCCTATTTCATGGCCCGGATTGTCTTGTGAGCTTGCTAATGGTACCTCAGTCATCACCACGAT GAATCTTTCATCCAGTATGCTAGGCGGACCACTGCCTCCCAGCCTTACTAAGCTGTTCAATCTGAAGGAATT gGATATAAGTCACACCAGTCTCGTGGGAAACATTGCAGAGTTAGTAACCTCACTGCCAAATTTGACAACGCT ATCCAATCCGTATCTCAGCAATAGGCTTCCAGCCAGCCTTAGAAGATCCAATCTCACCACAGA TAAGGACAAATGTATCCATCAGGCTTCCAGGCACTCAGCAAGGGGAGTCGTGATAGGCGTGGTTACGGGAGTATGTATCCTAGTTACCATTGCTATAGGGGCAATCTTGGTTTgcaggaaaaagggaaaattgattTTCAAGAGAAAGTATGATGCAAACGGGTTATCAATGACAAAAA ATGCTGTATATTCAGTACCCAGCACAGATATCATACTGAGGTCCATATCCATCCAGAGTTTCACTCTACAGTACATAGAAGCAGCAACCCAGAAATATAAAACATTAATAGGTGAAGGAGGATTTGGATCTGTTTACCGGGGTACTCTTCCTGATGGCCAAGAAGTGGCTGTGAAGGTCAGATCTGCCACATCAACACAGGGAACACGTGAATTTGACAATGAG CTGAACCTGCTCTCAGCTATCCGTCACGAGAACCTGATCCCGCTGTTTGGTTACTGCTGTGAAAATGACCAGCAAATTCTTGTTTACCCCTTCATGTCTAATGGCTCCCTACAAGATCGTTTATATG GAGAAGCGGCAAAGAGGAAAATCCTAGACTGGCCGACCAGGCTTTCCATAGCTCTAGGAGCTGCACGAG GTTTAACATATCTTCATACATTTGCTGGACGCtctgtaatacatagggatgtGAAATCAAGTAACATACTCCTGGATCAGAgcatgtgtgcaaaagttgcaGACTTTGGTTTTTCAAAATATGCACCTCAGGAAGGAGACAGCGGCACCTCTTTAGAAGTAAGGGGTACAGCAGGATATTTGGATCCAGA GTACTACTCAACCCAACATCTGTCAGCTAAAAGTGATGTATTCAGCTTCGGAGTTGTATTATTGGAAATTGTAAGTGGTCGTGAACCTCTCAACATAAACAGACCGCGAAATGAATGGAGCTTGGTTGAATGG GCCAAACCCCGGATAAGGAACTCAAGAATTGAAGAAATCGTGGATCCAAGCATCAAGGGAGGGTATCATGCAGAGGCAATGTGGAGAGTGGTGGAGGTGGCTTTGGCATGCATTGAACCTTATTCAGCCTATCGACCATGCATGGCCGACATTGTCCGGGAGCTTGAGGATGCGTTGATCATAGAGAACAATGCATCTGAATACATGAAATCAATTGACAGCTTTGGAGGATCAACTCGATATTCCCTAGAGAGGCCAATTGTTATTCTACCCACTCCCAACCAAACAGAAGCATCCCCAATCCTATCACAACCACCTCCTCCACAACCGAGATGA
- the LOC113700082 gene encoding protein BRICK 1, which translates to MARAGGITNAVNVGIAVQADWENREFISHISLNVRRLFDFLVQFEATTKSKLATLNQKLDTLERRLEMLEVQVGSATANPALFTPN; encoded by the exons ATGGCAAGAGCTGGAGGAATCACGAATGCGGTGAACGTGGGGATAGCAGTCCAAGCCGATTGGGAGAATCGGGAGTTCATTTCCCACATCTCCCTTAACGTCCGTCGCCTTTTTGACTTCCTCGTTCAGTTTG AGGCTACAACGAAAAGCAAATTGGCGACTCTGAATCAGAAGCTTGATACGCTGGAGCGTCGTCTCGAAATGCTCGAGGTCCAAGTTGGTAGCGCTACTGCCAATCCGGCTCTCTTCACCCCTAATTGA
- the LOC113700081 gene encoding probable cytosolic oligopeptidase A, with protein sequence MTVSKSKPISQNGTRIPKPVLYASSSGPSRALYGSILLIIALTILLMATRFTLSCSLQYPALAVAARHFRSQPFCLKASSLSLPKYYPTQLPKSPPCPLWSSSFLLCLHSLHWSAKTSTRSTTTVRSFAAASPSKSTVSQPPSGMTSVGDKNPLLTDFNFPPFDSIEAEHVRPGIRALLKELEGELEELEKTVEPTWPKLVEPLEKIIDRITVVWGAINHLKSVKDSSELRAAIEEVQPEKVAFDLKLSQSKPIYNAYKAIRGSPDWDSLSDARKRIVETSIEEAILSGIALEDDKREQFNKIEQELAKLSRMFEENVLDATKKYENVITDKKDIEGLPATALGLAAQTAVTKGHENATAENGPWIITLDAPSLMSVMQHARNRTLREEVYRAYVTRASSGDLDNTPIIDQILQLRLEKAKLLGYNNHGEVSMATKMATVDKALELLEKIRAASWDPAVKDMEDLKQFSKSQGALEADNLNHWDLSFWSERLRESKYEINEEELRPYFSLPKVMDGLFNLAKMLFGINIEAADGLAPVWNNDVRFYCVNDSSGSAIAYFYFDPYSRPSEKRGGAWMDEVVSRSRVLSRDGVSPRLPVAHMVCNQMPPVGNKPSLMTFREVETVFHEFGHALQHMLTKQDEGLVAGIRKIEWDAVELPSQFMENWCYHRDTLMGIAKHYETGESLPEDIYKKLLAARTFRAGSLSLRQLRFATVDLELHTKYVPGGSESIYDVDRRVSERTQVLPPLPDDRFLCSFSHIFAGGYAAGYYSYKWAEVLSADAFSAFEDAGLHDEKAVKETGNRFRETILALGGGKAPLEVFVEFRGREPSPEALLRHNGLLPVTASA encoded by the exons ATGACCGtctccaaatccaaacccaTAAGTCAAAACGGGACTAGAATACCCAAACCCGTATTATATGCATCATCATCCGGACCAAGCCGAGCCCTTTACGGCTCCATTCTCCTTATCATAGCGCTAACCATACTCCTCATGGCTACCCGCTTCACTCTTTCTTGCTCGCTTCAGTATCCGGCGCTAGCAGTAGCAGCTCGTCACTTTCGATCCCAGCCATTTTGCTTAAAAGcttcttctctttctcttcCCAAATACTACCCCACCCAACTTCCCAAATCCCCGCCCTGTCCTCTCTGGTCTTCCTCTTTCTTGCTCTGCCTGCACAGTCTCCACTGGTCAGCCAAAACCTCTACTAGGTCAACCACCACCGTCCGATCATTCGCCGCTGCATCACCGTCAAAATCCACCGTCTCCCAACCTCCTTCCGGAATGACCTCCGTCGGCGACAAGAATCCTCTTCTAACGGACTTCAATTTCCCGCCGTTTGATTCGATTGAGGCCGAGCACGTCCGCCCTGGCATCCGCGCTTTGCTGAAGGAACTC GAGGGAGAATTGGAGGAATTGGAGAAGACGGTGGAGCCGACGTGGCCCAAATTGGTGGAGCCACTAGAGAAGATAATTGATAGGATTACTGTGGTTTGGGGAGCAATCAATCACCTCAAGTCCGTTAAGGACAGCTCTGAGCTTCGTGCTGCCATTGAAGAAGTGCAG CCAGAGAAGGTTGCGTTTGACCTCAAACTGAGTCAAAGTAAGCCAATTTATAATGCTTATAAAGCTATACGGGGATCTCCTGATTGGGATTCGCTGAGTGATGCTCGTAAACGGATAGTTGAAA CATCAATTGAGGAGGCCATATTGAGTGGCATTGCCCTTGAAGATGATAAAAGAGAgcaatttaacaaaattgaacaG GAGCTTGCAAAACTATCGCGAATGTTTGAGGAAAATGTTTTGGATGCCACAAAAAAGTATGAAAACGTAATTACGGACAAGAAAGATATTGAAGGATTGCCTGCTACAGCACTTGGATTGGCTGCCCAGACAGCAGTTACTAAG GGGCATGAAAATGCCACTGCTGAAAATGGACCATGGATAATCACATTGGATGCGCCAAGTCTTATGTCTGTGATGCAACATGCTAGAAATCGAACCTTGAGGGAGGAAGTTTACCGTGCTTATGTGACACGTGCTTCTAGTGGAGACCTGGATAACACACCGATAATTGATCAGATTCTACAACTTAGGTTGGAAAAAGCTAAGCTTCTTGGCTATAATAACCATGGAGAG GTAAGCATGGCTACCAAAATGGCGACTGTTGATAAGGCACTAGAGCTCCTTGAAAAGATTCGTGCTGCATCTTGGGATCCTGCAGTTAAAG ATATGGAAGACCTCAAGCAATTCTCTAAAAGTCAAGGTGCTCTAGAAGCTGACAATCTGAACCATTGGGATCTCAGCTTCTGGAGTGAGAGGCTTCGGGAATCGAAATATGAAATAAATGAG GAAGAACTTCGTCCTTACTTTTCTTTGCCTAAAGTTATGGATGGCCTTTTCAACCTTGCCAAGATGCTTTTTGGAATCAATATTGAGGCTGCTGATGGTTTAGCTCCT GTTTGGAACAACGATGTCCGATTTTACTGTGTCAATGATTCTTCAGGCAGTGCCAttgcttatttttattttgatccATATTCCCGACCATCTGAAAAGCGTGGAGGTGCTTGGATGGATGAAGTTGTTTCGCGAAGTCGTGTATTGTCACGAGATGGTGTCTCTCCCAGATTGCCTGTCGCCCACATGGTTTGCAATCAAATGCCTCCTGTAGGGAACAAGCCTAGCCTAATGACCTTCCGTGAG GTTGAGACTGTTTTTCATGAGTTTGGTCATGCCCTTCAGCATATGTTAACAAAACAAGATGAGGGTTTGGTTGCTGGTATCCGGAAAATTGAGTGGGATGCTGTTGAACTGCCGTCCCAATTTATGGAAAATTGGTGCTACCATAG GGATACATTGATGGGCATTGCCAAGCATTATGAAACTGGAGAGAGTCTCCCTGAAGACATTTATAAGAAACTTCTTGCTGCCAGAACTTTTCGTGCAGGTTCTCTAAGTCTTCGCCAG TTAAGATTTGCGACCGTTGATCTTGAGTTGCACACGAAGTATGTACCTGGTGGTTCGGAATCAATCTATGATGTTGATCGTAGGGTCTCAGAAAGAACTCAAGTGCTTCCTCCACTTCCAGATGATCGATTTCTATGCAGTTTTAGTCACATATTTGCTGGTGGATATGCAGCTGGATACTACAGTTATAAG TGGGCAGAGGTCTTGTCTGCAGATGCTTTCTCAGCATTTGAAGATGCTGGGCTCCATGACGAAAAG GCAGTAAAAGAGACAGGGAATAGGTTCCGAGAAACCATACTTGCTCTTGGAGGTGGAAAAGCTCCACTGGAG GTATTTGTGGAATTCCGGGGCCGGGAACCTTCTCCGGAGGCGCTGCTTAGGCACAACGGCTTGCTACCTGTCACAGCGTCTGCATAA